The genomic interval aaGTTTTCCGTTTGCGGACGCCCATGCCAGCATAAAGGCGATTATGTGCGTAACATGTAACCgaacaaatgaaaatttcacagatactacagtgtttattcgatatatgtccaaaacagggATCTagcacggacatatatcggcctattctttgatccacgcgaccttacactcctcggtgaccgaggACTCTCAAACTTCTCAGCCCCTCACGGTGTATacaccgcggcagtggggatggttctgtgacttttatcggctaggcatttgggacaaatatagagtaaacacatACTTTTGCTGCGTCGCGACGCACCGTGTCAGAAGAAAGTTTTTTGTTCCCTTGAACACTGCTGATTCATAAATACAGAACTCGAATAGAATCGAAGAACAATCATACGGGAAATGAATTTTGATTAACGATGAATTGCGTTTTGATAGTGTCGTCAAACTAGTACCAAAAAACTCATGTTCACTTTTCGTAATTGTTCATTCGAAACCAAAACCTCCGGTCCGTACAATTCTGTTTCTTAAAATCAACTGCCTGCCTCGGCGTTGTCCTCTTGCTTAAATACTAGATTAATCTATGATACATCTTCTGAGTCGTATTGTTTCTGAGTCAGAGAGTGAATGACCTCGTGGTGCATAGTTTGCCCTTCCTCCTGTCGTTTCGTTTCTTTGCTAACAATAAGTTCCCGAATTAAAGGACCGATGAAATCATGAATTTTGCGGATTCGGTTATCTTACTGACCGGTTATGATCGGATATCGGAGATCGGATATCATCGGTTATCACCAGTTATTATCAGGCGATAAGGTCCACAATAACGAATGACATTCCCGAATGTTTTCCACAAATTAAGTTCGAGATGGACCATATAGATATATCTATTTGATATTAAgataagatttatttatttctgaaaAATGAATTAACAGTAACTTTCGTGATTCTTATAATGATTGTCAcgatacatacagggtgttcgcggaAATACTAACCAGCGGTTTTCTtgcaaattgtaaatattagaaCAAAAAAGTGTAAGAgcaaaaagttatactgttttctGAAAATAATGTAGTGGTGtctgtaatttattttttttccattagttttttagaaatgaaggtgaacttcaattttttatacagaatgatatgtatttttttatatgatatGCAAGCGTGTGCCAAAACgaattcattcgtatacgacACAATGGTCTCCAAGGTCATACATATGTCGTATACAAATTGAAAGTCaccttcatttaaaaaaaaatattgcagatagaaaaaaattacagACACCATTACGTTGCTAGTAAAAAacagtataaattttcctctatcATTTCTTTTACTATTTGCAAGAAAATCGCTGGCTAGCATTcccgcgaacaccctgtatattttaatcaatttttattgttttcacTGTATACATACTATGAATCAATCAAATCTGCAATCTAATCGGAACAAATCAGACTAAATATCTTGTAATACAAGGTGTTTCGAGTGGGAAAGCATAAAGCATTTACATGACACGCTGATAAGACAAATTCACTTTTGCAGAGTTTCGGTTTGACTATAAAAGGGACGAGCATGTTATCCGCGACATAGTCATAATCAAATCGGACATACAACATGTCTCGCTCCATTTGCATTGTCTTCGTGGCCCTGGTTATCATCCAGGCCGCGTTTGCCAACGTTGCCATAGAGCGCGGGATCACAAACTTGGAGTTGACCAATCTGATGACTCCGGAAACTGAATTGGTGAGGAACCTTTGAAGATCCTGCTTGTAACTTCGGTCAGCGATCATTAACGATTATTAATGTATATGTGACAGATTAATGGTGAACGCATGAGTTCTAATATCCTTGGAGATATGACGGCTGGTCAGCATTTGGACGGCGAAGTTATCTACACCTTCAAATACCGGAATGAGAATTACGAGGGAAATGTTAAGAATGGCCTCTATTACGTTAGAGTTCCTGAAGGTAAAGTTCCCTCTTACTACATTAACGTTTCTATCTTATTGTATcgcattacatttattttattttatggccACGCCTATGTAATTGatcaaaaattgtacaaatgtgTTTTTCTTCACAGAAAAAACCATTCATTATGTGAACGTAGCGAATTCAAACGGTATCACTGCAGTGATCTGCGCAACTAACTTCACTTTGGGAGGGTCTATGTCCTTGTTTTACATAAGGCAACCACCTAACTCGGAGTCTCGTTTCACCGTTAACCTTGGAGCGCATTAACTCTTCTCTTTCGATTCATATAGTACATTTTCCAAATATCAATgaagacaaataaaataatCCGTTCTTGATCAGAACTGTTTATCACTTTCCAATTTCCCAACGATAGCTTATGGCAATCTTAGTACAATTGTAAGAGTGTATTTTAGTTTGCGATTTTTTTATTCGAGCACTACGGGAAACTAAAAAATAGGGTTATTGGGAATGCATGGAGCAACTTCTCTCCTAACAAAGAATCAacaaaattagttaatatatatgaTATATATCTCTtacttaatattttttattctttaagaataagtataactaatataggcacagtaattggtatccctcCAGTAATTGGGCCCTTTCCCTATTTACTCGAAGAATTTACTGTTAAGAATGGAATGCGTAAAGAAATGAAACTGGCGAAGATACAAACAGAAACAGTACGAAGAGATTAATTAGATATAGATGAACGAATGTAGGAATGAAACTGACAGATTGGATTTTATTGTGTAGCACGAATCTTCTGAAACTCGTAGCACCTTGAGCCTGTTATTTTCACCGACCCAGTATCCGGCGTTATCGAGTAGAATCGTGTAATCATTTCTCGTTACTCCATAAAATACTTCCCTTATCATGATCTTGCCACCTAATATTTTAGTAAAAATTGCTAATAGTATTCGAGATAAGAGTAACTTTTGATGCATGcagagtaacttttatgcatgacaTTTAGAGTATACAAGATGCCTGATTCTCACTAATATGTCCAAATTCATGAGTTATGTTGCTGTTtgatctgatccaggctaaaaggATGATGTGagatctgatccaggctaaaagaTAATGTGGGATCAGTTCCAGGCTAAAAGATGATGTGGGATCTGATCCAAGCTAAAAAGATATTGTGGGATCTGTTTCTGGCTAAAAAATATTGTgggatctgatccaggctaaaagaTGATGTGGGATCTGATCCAAGCTAAAAAGATTTGTGGGGTGTGTTCctggctaaaaagatgatgtgggatctgatccaggctaaaaaatAGTGTAGGGGGCAGCACTACAAATATCGGGATCGCCGAAAGGCTTGAGCACTctcattgggtgattggtctactcctatacctcgtctgcgTCTATGGTCCTTCAGTTGATAATGTTGTATGCGAATGTCGGATTTGCCTAGCATGTTTGTTTAGACCTCACGTGTGATTCAAACAATTTATAACTTCTCAAAGTAAATTTAAGGAATTTATTCTTCGAGAATGTGACAGAAAGTACTGGTGCATAACATGAGATAGAAGGATCTCTATTTATTCAATTAGATACACAATTAATtgaatcatttttatatttgtcaGAATACTATGTTTGGTAACAAATACTTAATTTGTCCACTGCTATTTTGTGGGTCCAATATCAACTGCATTTCCCGACAATGCATTCGAAATGTGTCACTTGCAAGTGGTGTATTTCAGAAATTGAAACTAAAGGTAGTAAAAGAAGTTTCAGAAAATGTATACGAAGGTGACATTGACTGTGTCAATGTCAATGCACACTGTTGTGAAAGTGATAACGTAAATACAACTTCTAAGGCCAAAATGTTTGCTGAAATAGAAGCGAAGAGTATACAGGAGATTCAGACGAGTATTCATTATGAAATGCAAGAACAAGTTTataaagaaacatttttagtatcaAATAGTATTACCACAGACAAACTAATgtctaaaaatatattaaacccAGGTAAGGAGGTATGACCAGGTATGATGGTCCTCTGTGTTGAAACAGGAtggaaaaatatgtataatacttAAATATATTCATAGAAGAGAGGTTTGATGCGAGCAGTGGTAATGATTCACAACTACAAAATAGTTACACAGCACTATCTAAGGATGtgatgaaaaaaatttcttcatttcCTCTCCTTGGATCCAAGGACTCTACCATAGAGTCCACTGGAAGTGGTAAGAAGTCAGGCATCCCAAGCGTGTCAGTGATTCTTCGTGAAACAATGCCGCTTAAGGCGAAAGCAGCTTTAGAATTGTGGAAGAAGAATATGATTGAAAAATTGGGTCAGCAAGAGTTCAATGTGTACTGTCAAGGTCTTTTGACTTGTCTACAGAGTGTCAATCTTTCAGGATTCAGTTATTAATTTATACTTTTCTAGAATTACTGAGAAATGGTAGACTATTGCACTCTTGCATACAGGGCACGTTGGATCAAAAGGAGGTTAACATTTCTCCACAAGTTGAGTTAGCATACAGCAGTGTCAAACCTGTTTTATCCGACATAGATGAAGTCAAAAATCTGGAAACTTATGTGACCCATCCAAATTTGATGTATAGAGGCATCGTAGACTGCATTGCCATTTATAGGTAACACAGAGATTGACTTTGCTGCAGGTGAAGGTACCTTAAGCACTTACTACTGGCACGGTAGATTCAATTGATTTTATAGTTAAAAAATTCTGTACTTAGGGGTGAGTTGTGTGTAATTGATTGGAAAAAATCGGACACAAAAAAATCAACTTTAGCATCCACTTATGATGCACCTGTTCAAGTCACTGCCTACATTGGTGCCGTGAACGCGTCAGGTCTATATCCATTCACGGTAATTATTTTGAATTCAGTCACTTTTAATTCATGATTTTTTGCTACAGTGCATCGGGACTTTTAATTCAAGATTTTTTGCAATCGGGACAAAAAATAATCGGATTTTACCTGAACGCGTAAAATTGCAAATACATTTACAGATAACTAAGGGGATGGTCGTGGTTGCATATACAAATGGAGACCCTGCCACTGTTCACGAGATAAAAGACGACTTGTTAGACAAAACGTGGAAAAGTTGGCTGCGACGATTAAAAAAGTTCTATGGAAATCTGAAC from Halictus rubicundus isolate RS-2024b chromosome 2, iyHalRubi1_principal, whole genome shotgun sequence carries:
- the LOC143365381 gene encoding uncharacterized protein LOC143365381, whose protein sequence is MSRSICIVFVALVIIQAAFANVAIERGITNLELTNLMTPETELINGERMSSNILGDMTAGQHLDGEVIYTFKYRNENYEGNVKNGLYYVRVPEEKTIHYVNVANSNGITAVICATNFTLGGSMSLFYIRQPPNSESRFTVNLGAH
- the LOC143365345 gene encoding mitochondrial genome maintenance exonuclease 1, whose protein sequence is MFGNKYLICPLLFCGSNINCISRQCIRNVSLASGVFQKLKLKVVKEVSENVYEGDIDCVNVNAHCCESDNVNTTSKAKMFAEIEAKSIQEIQTSIHYEMQEQVYKETFLVSNSITTDKLMSKNILNPEERFDASSGNDSQLQNSYTALSKDVMKKISSFPLLGSKDSTIESTGSGKKSGIPSVSVILRETMPLKAKAALELWKKNMIEKLGQQEFNVYCQELLRNGRLLHSCIQGTLDQKEVNISPQVELAYSSVKPVLSDIDEVKNLETYVTHPNLMYRGIVDCIAIYRGELCVIDWKKSDTKKSTLASTYDAPVQVTAYIGAVNASGLYPFTITKGMVVVAYTNGDPATVHEIKDDLLDKTWKSWLRRLKKFYGNLNKK